In a single window of the Silurus meridionalis isolate SWU-2019-XX chromosome 8, ASM1480568v1, whole genome shotgun sequence genome:
- the srp54 gene encoding signal recognition particle 54 kDa protein: MVLADLGRKITAALRSLSNATIINEEVLNAMLKEVCAALLEADVNIKLVKQLRENVKAAIDLEEMASGLNKRRMIQHAVFKELVKLVDPGVKSWTPTKGKNNIIMFVGLQGSGKTTTCTKLAYYYQRKGWKTCLICADTFRAGAFDQLKQNATKARIPFYGSYTEMDPVIIAAEGVEKFKTENFEIIIVDTSGRHKQEDSLFEEMLQVSNAVQPDNIVYVMDASIGQACEAQAKAFKDKVDVASVIVTKLDGHAKGGGALSAVAATKSPIIFIGTGEHIDDFEPFKTQPFISKLLGMGDIEGLIDKVNELKLDDNEELIDKLKHGQFTLRDMYEQFQNIMKMGPFGQIMGMIPGFGTDFMSKGNEQESMARLKKLMTIMDSMNDQELDNKDGAKLFSKQQNRVQRVARGAGVATRDVQELLTQYTKFAQMVKKMGGIKGLFKGGDMSKNVNPSQMAKLNQQMAKMMDPRVLHHMGGMAGLQSMMRQFQQGAAGNMKGMMGFNNM; the protein is encoded by the exons ATGGTGTTAGCAGACTTGGGGAGAAAGATAACAGCGGCGCTGCGCTCCCTCAGCAATGCCACCATTATCAACGaagag GTTTTAAATGCTATGCTAAAAGAGGTCTGTGCTGCCCTGTTAGAAGCTGACGTGAACATCAAACTGGTGAAGCAGCTCAGAGAAAATGTCAA GGCAGCCATTGACCTCGAGGAAATGGCCTCTGGGCTGAATAAGAGGCGAATGATCCAGCATGCTGTTTTCAAGGAGCTTGTTAAG CTGGTGGACCCTGGTGTAAAATCATGGACACCTACAAAAGGAAAGAACAACATCATCATGTTTGTTGGTCTTCAGGGTAGTGGAAAAACCACAACATGTACTAAG TTGGCATATTACTACCAAAGAAAAGGATGGAAAACATGCTTGATCTGTGCTGACACTTTTAGAGCAG GTGCCTTTGATCAGCTTAAACAAAATGCAACAAAAGCCAGAATTCCCTTTTATGGAAG TTACACAGAAATGGATCCAGTCATAATAGCTGCTGAGGGAGTTGAAAAATTCAAGACAGAAAACTTTGAAATAATCATTGTTGACACTAGCGGAAGACATAAGCAAGAAGATTCACTGTTTGAAGAAATGTTGCAGGTTTCGAATGCTGTG CAACCCGACAACATCGTGTACGTGATGGATGCATCTATTGGTCAGGCTTGTGAGGCTCAGGCTAAGGCCTTCAAAGACAAGGTAGATGTGGCGTCCGTCATTGTTACTAAGCTGGATGGCCATGCTAAAGGTGGTGGTGCTCTTAGTGC AGTTGCTGCCACAAAGAGTCCTATCATTTTCATTGGCACAGGCGAGCACATTGATGACTTTGAGCCTTTTAAAACTCAGCCCTTCATAAGCAAACTGCTTG GCATGGGAGACATTGAGGGACTTATAGATAAAGTAAATGAGCTCAAACTTGATGACAATGAGGAGCTAATTGACAAACTTAAACATG GTCAGTTCACACTCAGGGACATGTATGAGCAGTTCCAGAACATCATGAAAATGGGACCCTTTGGGCAAATCATG GGTATGATCCCAGGCTTTGGAACAGACTTCATGAGTAAAGGAAATGAACAGGAGTCTATGGCCAGGTTAAAGAAACTCATGACCATAATGGACAGTATGAATGACCAAG AACTGGACAACAAAGATGGTGCAAAGTTGTTCAGTAAGCAGCAAAACCGGGTTCAGAGGGTGGCACGGGGTGCAGGTGTAGCCACCAGAGACGTGCAGGAACTACTTACCCAGTACACGAAATTCGCTCAGATGGTCAAGAAAATGGGTGGCATTAAAGGTTTATTTAAAG GAGGCGATATGTCCAAGAACGTTAACCCATCTCAGATGGCCAAACTGAACCAGCAGATGGCAAAGATGATGGATCCCAGAGTGCTGCACCACATGG GTGGCATGGCTGGTCTACAGTCGATGATGAGACAGTTTCAGCAAGGCGCGGCTGGCAACATGAAAGGAATGATGGGATTCAACAATATGTGA